One Streptomyces sp. R28 DNA window includes the following coding sequences:
- a CDS encoding site-2 protease family protein, whose amino-acid sequence MDESGGSGQPRSGTDESTDRRADRMTPATDPTRPDPAPTAEQPADAQPADTDRDDAVREATQPPLRAENSSQDETPRHPRGADAPSDTGGEADSENGDSETSGNGATQQGPADTPHDPTAPASPPPPAQAAPLAPRARRRPTTPVGHDVRPLRDANGARTRPRTLTQTPTRPADFRRAPDAERAPPPAHPPPSQDTTRPPQPTPGTPERHLAHSGAGKTRPPQRPREPRGGLLMGRPFGVPVYVAPSWFLVAALITWVFGGQLDRVLPELGAARYLVSLFFAVAFYASVLVHELAHTVAALRFKLPVRRIQLQFFGGVSEIEKEAETPGREFVLAFVGPLLSLVLAGVFYAAMQTVEPGTVPGVLLAGLMVSNLIVAAFNLLPGLPLDGGRMLRAVVWKITGRPMSGTIAAAWIGRALAVSVLVGLPLLTQSGALGADAVDNVGMDTVMDALLAAILAAIIWTGAGNSLRMARLREHLPELRARTLTRRAVPVETDTPLSEALRRANAAGARALVVVDADGNPLSLVREAAIVGVPEHRRPWVAVSGLAQDLTDGMRVSAELAGEELLDALRAAPATEYLVVEETGEIYGVLSAADVERAFVKAMARPS is encoded by the coding sequence GTGGACGAGAGCGGCGGGAGCGGGCAGCCGCGGTCCGGCACCGACGAGTCGACCGATCGCCGAGCGGACCGTATGACCCCGGCCACCGACCCCACACGCCCCGACCCGGCCCCGACCGCCGAACAGCCCGCGGACGCCCAGCCGGCGGACACCGACCGGGACGACGCCGTGCGCGAAGCCACTCAGCCGCCGCTCCGCGCCGAGAACAGCTCGCAGGACGAGACCCCGCGACACCCACGGGGCGCGGACGCCCCGAGTGACACGGGCGGCGAGGCAGACAGCGAGAACGGCGACAGCGAGACCAGTGGGAACGGGGCAACCCAGCAGGGCCCCGCCGATACCCCTCACGACCCCACGGCACCGGCATCGCCCCCGCCCCCCGCGCAGGCGGCGCCTCTCGCCCCACGCGCCCGCCGTCGCCCGACTACCCCTGTCGGCCACGACGTTCGACCGCTCCGTGACGCGAACGGCGCCAGGACTCGGCCGCGGACGTTGACTCAGACCCCAACCCGTCCCGCGGATTTCCGACGTGCCCCCGACGCCGAACGCGCACCCCCGCCCGCACACCCTCCACCGAGCCAGGACACAACCAGGCCTCCTCAGCCCACCCCCGGCACCCCCGAGCGCCACCTCGCCCACTCCGGCGCGGGCAAGACCCGCCCGCCCCAGCGCCCCCGGGAGCCCCGAGGCGGGCTGCTGATGGGCCGGCCGTTCGGCGTGCCCGTGTACGTCGCCCCCAGCTGGTTCCTCGTCGCCGCCCTCATCACCTGGGTCTTCGGCGGACAGCTCGACCGGGTGCTGCCCGAGCTCGGCGCCGCCCGCTACCTCGTCTCCCTCTTCTTCGCCGTCGCCTTCTACGCCTCCGTCCTCGTCCACGAACTCGCCCACACCGTCGCCGCCCTCCGCTTCAAGCTCCCCGTGCGCCGCATCCAGCTGCAGTTCTTCGGCGGCGTCTCCGAGATCGAGAAGGAAGCCGAGACACCGGGACGGGAGTTCGTGCTCGCCTTCGTCGGCCCCCTGCTCTCCCTCGTCCTCGCCGGCGTCTTCTACGCCGCCATGCAGACCGTCGAACCCGGCACCGTACCCGGCGTCCTGCTGGCCGGCCTGATGGTCTCCAACCTCATCGTGGCCGCCTTCAACCTGCTCCCCGGCCTGCCCCTCGACGGCGGCCGCATGCTCCGCGCCGTCGTCTGGAAGATCACCGGCAGGCCGATGAGCGGCACCATCGCCGCCGCCTGGATCGGCCGCGCCCTCGCCGTCTCCGTCCTCGTCGGACTCCCGCTGCTCACCCAGTCCGGAGCCCTCGGCGCCGACGCCGTGGACAACGTCGGCATGGACACCGTCATGGACGCCCTGCTCGCCGCCATCCTCGCCGCGATCATCTGGACCGGCGCCGGCAACAGCCTGCGCATGGCCCGCCTGCGCGAACACCTCCCCGAACTGCGCGCCCGCACCCTCACCCGCCGCGCCGTCCCGGTCGAGACCGACACCCCCCTCTCCGAGGCCCTGCGCCGCGCCAACGCCGCCGGCGCCCGCGCCCTGGTCGTCGTCGACGCCGACGGCAACCCCCTCTCCCTCGTCCGCGAGGCCGCCATCGTCGGCGTACCGGAACACCGCCGCCCCTGGGTCGCCGTCAGCGGCCTCGCCCAGGACCTGACTGACGGCATGCGCGTCTCCGCGGAGCTCGCGGGCGAGGAACTCCTCGACGCCCTCCGCGCGGCACCGGCGACCGAGTACCTCGTCGTCGAGGAGACCGGAGAGATCTACGGCGTCCTGTCCGCGGCGGACGTGGAGCGCGCCTTCGTGAAGGCCATGGCCCGCCCCAGCTGA
- a CDS encoding ferredoxin, translating to MSVEQAAGVDGEVLEVWIDQDLCTGDGICAQYAPEVFELDIDGLAYVKSGEDELLQAKGATTPVPLPLLTDVVDSAKECPGECIHVRRVSDKVEMYGPDAE from the coding sequence ATGAGCGTGGAGCAGGCGGCCGGGGTCGACGGCGAGGTGCTGGAGGTCTGGATCGATCAGGATCTCTGTACCGGCGACGGCATCTGTGCCCAGTACGCGCCCGAGGTGTTCGAGCTGGACATCGACGGTCTGGCCTATGTGAAGAGCGGCGAGGACGAGCTGCTGCAGGCCAAGGGGGCCACAACGCCCGTACCGTTGCCGCTCCTCACGGATGTGGTGGACTCGGCGAAGGAGTGTCCGGGCGAGTGCATCCATGTGCGTCGTGTTTCGGACAAGGTCGAGATGTACGGTCCGGACGCCGAGTGA
- a CDS encoding tRNA (adenine-N1)-methyltransferase has translation MSEPTGAARRRGPFKVGDQVQLTDPKGRHYTFTLEAGKNFHTHKGSFPHDELIGAPEGSVVRTTGNVAYLALRPLLPDYVLSMPRGAAVVYPKDAGQILAFADIFPGARVVEAGVGSGSLSSFLLRAIGDHGMLHSYERREDFADIAKQNVERYFGGPHPAWQLTVGDLQDNLSDTDVDRVILDMLAPWECLEAVSKALVPGGIVCCYVATTTQLARTVESIREIGCFNEPTAWESMIRNWHIEGLAVRPDHRMIGHTGFLLTARRLADGVEPPMRRRRPAKGAYGEDYEGPNADGGAGR, from the coding sequence ATGTCCGAACCGACCGGTGCCGCCCGCAGGCGCGGGCCCTTCAAGGTCGGGGACCAGGTTCAGCTGACCGACCCCAAGGGCCGCCACTACACGTTCACGCTCGAGGCCGGGAAGAACTTCCACACCCACAAGGGTTCCTTCCCGCACGACGAGCTGATCGGCGCTCCCGAGGGCAGCGTTGTCCGCACCACCGGGAACGTCGCCTACCTCGCGCTGCGCCCCCTGCTCCCCGACTACGTCCTGTCCATGCCCCGCGGCGCCGCCGTGGTCTACCCCAAGGACGCGGGGCAGATCCTCGCCTTCGCCGACATCTTCCCCGGCGCCCGCGTCGTGGAGGCCGGCGTCGGCTCCGGCTCGCTCAGCAGCTTCCTGCTGCGCGCCATCGGCGACCACGGCATGCTGCACTCCTACGAGCGCCGCGAGGACTTCGCCGACATCGCCAAGCAGAACGTGGAGCGCTACTTCGGCGGCCCGCACCCCGCCTGGCAGCTCACCGTCGGCGACCTCCAGGACAACCTGAGCGACACCGACGTCGACCGCGTCATCCTCGACATGCTCGCCCCCTGGGAGTGCCTGGAAGCCGTCTCCAAGGCACTGGTCCCCGGCGGCATCGTCTGCTGCTACGTCGCCACCACCACCCAGCTTGCCCGGACCGTCGAGTCCATCCGCGAGATCGGCTGCTTCAACGAGCCGACCGCCTGGGAATCGATGATCCGCAACTGGCACATCGAGGGCCTGGCCGTCCGCCCGGACCACCGGATGATCGGCCACACCGGCTTCCTGCTCACCGCCCGCCGCCTCGCCGACGGCGTCGAGCCGCCCATGCGTCGCCGCCGCCCCGCCAAGGGTGCCTACGGCGAGGACTACGAAGGCCCCAACGCCGACGGAGGCGCCGGCCGCTGA